In Helianthus annuus cultivar XRQ/B chromosome 8, HanXRQr2.0-SUNRISE, whole genome shotgun sequence, a single genomic region encodes these proteins:
- the LOC110869467 gene encoding TMV resistance protein N-like: protein MCRNESKDIPRLVDRISYELLSLMERYEASAETSSDTYLIGIETRVQELKSLLEVGSGDVRMVGVYGMWGSGKSTLASYIYDEISHEFEGCCFVKDVTARSTMHGLKTLQEEILSNVLKLKVTLTNIEQGKHMMKSLCQNSVLIVLDDVYHTVHLEMLVGSHNWFGNGSRIIFTTRNQDLAKARGFLPCNVLMLEPKEAIELFSRHAFGKSRPLPGFEDVSLIMVSKFGGHPSALISLGSFLHGKDRSVWMRILDILVCKPVDEILKKFETPDDGLARNIWLDFLLRGSESCLLDNLDGLRVEYGLENGLNN, encoded by the coding sequence ATGTGCAGGAATGAATCAAAAGATATTCCAAGGTTGGTTGACCGGATTTCATATGAATTGCTTAGCTTGATGGAACGCTATGAAGCAAGTGCTGAAACAAGTTCTGATACATACTTAATTGGTATAGAGACCCGTGTGCAAGAGTTGAAATCACTTCTGGAAGTTGGATCAGGTGATGTTCGTATGGTTGGAGTATATGGGATGTGGGGTAGTGGTAAGTCTACTCTCGCATCTTATATTTATGATGAAATAAGTCATGAGTTCGAAGGTTGCTGCTTTGTAAAAGACGTTACAGCTAGATCAACAATGCATGGCTTGAAAACTTTACAAGAAGAAATTCTCTCAAATGTCCTGAAATTAAAAGTGACGTTAACAAACATTGAACAAGGAAAACACATGATGAAAAGCTTATGTCAAAACAGTGTTCTAATTGTCCTTGATGACGTATACCACACTGTTCACCTAGAGATGCTAGTTGGATCACACAACTGGTTTGGTAATGGGAGTCGAATAATATTCACCACTAGAAACCAAGATTTGGCGAAGGCTCGCGGTTTCCTACCGTGTAATGTCCTGATGTTGGAACCTAAAGAGGCTATTGAACTCTTCAGTAGGCATGCATTTGGGAAAAGTAGACCTCTACCAGGTTTCGAGGATGTTTCACTGATTATGGTTTCTAAATTTGGTGGGCATCCATCAGCACTTATAAGTTTGGGCTCTTTTCTACATGGAAAAGACAGAAGTGTGTGGATGCGCATCTTAGATATACTAGTATGTAAACCAGTTGATGAAATTCTGAAGAAGTTCGAAACTCCTGATGATGGACTAGCAAGAAATATTTGGCTTGATTTCTTACTTAGGGGGTCGGAGTCGTGTCTGTTGGATAATCTTGATGGGTTACGGGTCGAGTACGGGTTAGAAAATGGGTTAAATAATTAA